The window AGCTGCATATGATTGCAATCTTGGCCAGTATGGTATCAACGCAGTCAACGACATATGACAAGTCCTCAGTAATGATGTCTGTTTCTGAATCGGCCAGATAGAATTCCTTATAAACTTCAACGTTAGCGTCAGGATTGATTTCAAAGATTCTTTCCTTCATCAAATCAACCTTATATTTGCCTACGGTGTTTACCGTTGCAATCAGCTGCCTGTTGATGTTGCTTTCATCTACCTTGTCAAAATCCACTAAAATGAAATTGCCCACTCCGCTTCTTGCAAGTCCTTCGCAGACAAAGGATCCTACGCCGCCAAGGCCGAATACTGCAACTTTTGCATCTGCCAGCTTTTCCATTCCGTCATTTCCAATCAACATCTCTGTTCTTGAAAACTTCTCATCCATTTGCGCTCACCAAAAAATATAATTCAATTCAAGTAATTATATAATATCTATAGAATAAATAACTTTTCAAGTGAGGATTTAAATGATAATCGATACCCACTGCCATGTTTATGATAGCGAAATGGATAATGCTGA is drawn from Methanobrevibacter millerae and contains these coding sequences:
- a CDS encoding tRNA threonylcarbamoyladenosine dehydratase; this translates as MDEKFSRTEMLIGNDGMEKLADAKVAVFGLGGVGSFVCEGLARSGVGNFILVDFDKVDESNINRQLIATVNTVGKYKVDLMKERIFEINPDANVEVYKEFYLADSETDIITEDLSYVVDCVDTILAKIAIICSCDALKVPVISSMGTGNKLDATMFEVADIYETSVCPLARIMKKDLKKRNIKKLKVVYSKEHAINTNDHPINKDLKYKVKGSVSFVPSVAGLIIAGEVIKDIAGK